Proteins encoded by one window of Kribbella italica:
- a CDS encoding beta-ketoacyl-[acyl-carrier-protein] synthase family protein, producing MSDFRSVAVTGVSVMSALGRGAEAQLAGVLTGAAAFNEVLRFETGLRRVRVAATSPDAGALEEELLEAVTTACAEAGLTPGQRASTPLMLAVHGRSEVRALASRAGRIYTSACVSASTAVADAATLISRGAVDRVVVAAGYLVEADQFALFDAGRALADDGVVRPFSLDRRGLLLGDGVAAVVLEAGEGIAEIAGWGRAGDAYHPCRPDPDGRGLSRAIESALKKAGLPPDVVGYINANATGTSYSDASEAAAINRVFATDVPVSSTKAVHGHALEASGLLELVLTIQALREGKLPVNAGFTTADPDCRLDVIADAPRPAGSAYGLTLNAAFGGANTALLVRAA from the coding sequence ATGTCTGACTTTCGTTCGGTGGCAGTCACCGGTGTCTCGGTGATGAGTGCGTTGGGGCGTGGGGCTGAGGCTCAGCTGGCGGGGGTGTTGACGGGGGCTGCTGCTTTCAACGAAGTACTGCGGTTTGAGACCGGGTTGCGGCGGGTGCGGGTGGCGGCTACTTCACCGGACGCGGGGGCGTTGGAAGAAGAGCTGCTGGAGGCGGTGACCACCGCCTGTGCGGAGGCTGGGCTGACTCCTGGGCAGCGGGCGAGTACGCCGTTGATGCTGGCGGTGCATGGACGGTCCGAGGTGCGAGCGCTGGCCAGTAGAGCAGGACGGATCTACACGAGTGCTTGTGTTTCAGCTAGTACGGCGGTGGCTGATGCCGCCACGTTGATCAGCCGGGGCGCGGTCGATCGGGTGGTGGTTGCCGCGGGCTACCTGGTCGAGGCCGACCAGTTCGCGCTGTTCGACGCCGGCCGGGCGTTGGCCGACGACGGCGTGGTGCGGCCGTTCAGTCTCGATCGTCGTGGACTGCTGCTGGGCGACGGCGTGGCGGCCGTCGTACTGGAGGCCGGTGAAGGAATCGCCGAGATCGCCGGCTGGGGTCGCGCGGGCGACGCCTACCACCCGTGCCGTCCCGACCCGGACGGCCGCGGCCTGTCGCGCGCCATCGAGTCCGCCCTGAAGAAGGCCGGCCTCCCGCCCGACGTCGTCGGTTACATCAACGCCAACGCGACCGGGACCAGCTACAGCGACGCCTCCGAGGCCGCCGCGATCAACCGGGTCTTCGCGACCGACGTACCGGTCAGCTCGACCAAAGCCGTGCACGGTCACGCCCTCGAAGCCTCCGGTCTTCTCGAGCTGGTCCTCACCATCCAGGCCCTGCGCGAAGGCAAGCTCCCGGTCAACGCCGGCTTCACGACCGCGGATCCGGACTGCCGGCTCGACGTCATCGCCGACGCCCCGCGCCCGGCCGGTTCGGCGTACGGGCTGACGCTGAACGCCGCCTTCGGTGGCGCCAACACGGCTCTGCTGGTGCGTGCTGCATGA
- a CDS encoding acyl carrier protein, which produces MSQIVPPPSQAPVPSPPGPRTTPPPPGRAEIVDWLAGLGERPPGSERIDSMELAWLVHQVEQRYAVELTDDQLERIHTIDDAVAVFAEVLARHV; this is translated from the coding sequence ATGAGCCAGATCGTCCCGCCTCCGTCTCAGGCTCCGGTGCCATCGCCGCCCGGGCCTCGGACCACGCCGCCCCCGCCCGGGCGGGCGGAGATCGTCGACTGGCTCGCCGGCCTCGGTGAACGCCCGCCCGGCAGCGAGCGGATCGACTCGATGGAACTCGCCTGGCTCGTTCACCAGGTCGAGCAGCGCTACGCCGTCGAGCTCACCGACGACCAGCTGGAGCGCATCCACACCATCGACGACGCGGTAGCCGTCTTCGCGGAAGTGCTAGCACGCCATGTCTGA
- a CDS encoding AMP-binding protein, giving the protein MKRSLRAQLAADPSVGTGNVLATVIALGADLDGPGLTFDTAVDHFPAEHPLTLGELDDRVQARTAWLHVHGIGRRDVVAIWATDAADIVLSFLALTRVGAIPALLNGKMAPAIASEYIRRLRVNGILADSTHRELLAGESDQPGSLHGAPILGTPKELGAGDSAKAPVHYRHHRDDPVVITHTSGTTGVPKAVLHTHTTLYAALKHLLTMPQAQGTDRILNALPIPHTATILMVNQVLGNRADMLLLSSQDAPVVLAAIERWKPRGVYGFAVTWAGLAREDLSRYAVGSVRMWFNTGDCAHEPHIRKLVAAGAREVVTREGRLMVPGSHFVDGLGSSEMGHNGFHVTHTPDSTHYGRCIGKPYQFASAAVLDAEGNELPDGTPGMLGFKSPSVSPGYWNDSVNTYRFRLNGWFLTGDLAYREAGGHFFHLDRVPDAVAGFDGPQLYTSLSEERILAALPEVLDCTVIVVPEGDGFVTDVLLELKPGVDAELEAEVRAAVGEEVAATIRRVSVVGAEGVPVTVTGKVRKVALRQDRLAEATP; this is encoded by the coding sequence GTGAAGAGAAGCCTCCGGGCCCAGCTGGCCGCGGACCCGTCCGTCGGTACCGGCAACGTCCTGGCCACGGTGATCGCACTCGGCGCCGACCTCGACGGTCCGGGCCTGACGTTCGACACCGCCGTCGACCACTTCCCGGCCGAGCACCCGCTCACCCTCGGCGAGCTGGACGACCGGGTCCAGGCCCGTACGGCGTGGTTGCACGTCCACGGCATCGGCCGGCGCGACGTGGTCGCGATCTGGGCGACCGACGCCGCCGACATCGTGCTGAGCTTCCTCGCGCTGACCCGGGTCGGCGCGATCCCGGCGTTGCTGAACGGCAAGATGGCACCCGCGATCGCGTCGGAGTACATCCGCCGCCTCCGGGTGAACGGCATCCTCGCCGACAGCACCCACCGTGAGCTTCTTGCCGGTGAGTCGGACCAGCCGGGTTCGTTGCACGGGGCGCCGATTCTCGGAACACCGAAAGAGCTTGGGGCCGGTGACTCGGCCAAGGCTCCTGTGCACTACAGGCACCACCGGGACGACCCCGTCGTGATCACGCATACCAGTGGGACGACCGGGGTGCCGAAGGCTGTTTTGCATACGCACACAACGCTGTACGCCGCGCTCAAGCATCTGCTGACGATGCCGCAGGCGCAGGGGACCGATCGGATTCTGAATGCGTTGCCGATTCCGCATACGGCGACGATCTTGATGGTCAACCAGGTGCTGGGGAATCGCGCCGACATGTTGTTGCTGTCGAGTCAGGACGCGCCGGTGGTGCTGGCGGCGATCGAGCGGTGGAAGCCGCGTGGTGTCTACGGGTTCGCGGTGACCTGGGCGGGGCTGGCGCGGGAGGACCTGAGCCGGTACGCCGTGGGTTCGGTGCGGATGTGGTTCAACACGGGGGACTGCGCGCACGAGCCGCACATTCGGAAGCTGGTCGCGGCCGGGGCGCGGGAGGTTGTGACGCGGGAGGGACGCCTGATGGTGCCGGGGTCGCACTTCGTCGACGGGCTCGGGTCGAGCGAGATGGGGCACAACGGGTTCCACGTCACGCACACGCCGGACAGTACGCACTACGGGCGGTGCATCGGGAAGCCGTACCAGTTCGCGTCGGCCGCCGTACTGGATGCTGAGGGCAACGAATTGCCGGACGGTACGCCGGGGATGCTGGGCTTCAAGTCGCCGTCGGTGTCGCCGGGGTACTGGAACGACTCGGTGAACACGTACCGGTTCCGGCTGAACGGGTGGTTCCTGACCGGCGATCTGGCCTACCGGGAGGCGGGTGGGCATTTCTTCCACCTTGACCGGGTTCCTGACGCGGTGGCCGGGTTCGACGGGCCGCAGTTGTACACGTCGCTGTCGGAGGAGCGGATCCTGGCCGCGCTGCCGGAGGTGCTCGACTGCACGGTGATCGTGGTGCCCGAGGGCGATGGCTTTGTGACGGATGTGTTGCTGGAGCTCAAGCCTGGTGTGGATGCGGAGCTGGAGGCGGAGGTCCGGGCGGCTGTCGGTGAAGAGGTTGCGGCGACGATCCGGCGGGTCAGTGTGGTGGGGGCCGAGGGCGTGCCGGTGACGGTGACGGGGAAGGTGCGGAAGGTTGCGCTTCGGCAGGACCGGCTCGCGGAGGCGACACCGTGA
- a CDS encoding beta-ketoacyl-[acyl-carrier-protein] synthase family protein has product MTGAGTWDVGGGRESSGEVGGELAGRAVTITGMGLLTPVGRGVEEVFDALLHGRSGISRPPEGHPVENSVELGGFLGPVDAGAITKGPDGKVMDRTVILAQLAAEDALEDAGLVVGENVDPERIGVIIGGVGGMATLENQVLARAERGRAAVSPYLLTGILPNMPAARVAIRFGFRGYTSSVGTACASGAQAIADAVRLIRAGEADVVLAGASEAPLFPTFAETFGNARALARGWDDPTQASRPFDLRRNGFVLSEGAGLLVLESAEHARARGARGYADLAGYGVNADAHHPTAPRPDGAGAAACMRQAFANGNVQPEQVGYVNAHGTSTKLGDVAESTAIGLAFPGVQPAVSSTKALTGHMLGTSGVVEAAASALAVQRGLLPPTYNLDDPDPACPLDHVRKEPREARPQYALSNSFGFGGQNVSLLLGPSSTPRTEKNQ; this is encoded by the coding sequence GTGACGGGGGCCGGTACTTGGGACGTGGGCGGCGGCCGTGAGTCGTCCGGCGAGGTTGGCGGGGAGCTGGCCGGCAGGGCCGTGACGATCACCGGGATGGGCCTGCTCACGCCGGTTGGGCGTGGGGTCGAGGAGGTCTTCGATGCCCTGCTGCACGGGCGGTCGGGGATCAGCCGGCCTCCGGAGGGACATCCGGTCGAGAACTCTGTCGAACTGGGCGGGTTCCTGGGACCAGTAGATGCCGGCGCCATCACCAAAGGCCCCGACGGCAAGGTGATGGACCGGACGGTGATCCTCGCGCAGCTCGCTGCCGAGGACGCGCTCGAAGACGCAGGACTGGTGGTCGGAGAGAACGTCGATCCCGAGCGGATCGGCGTGATCATCGGGGGCGTGGGTGGCATGGCCACCCTCGAGAACCAGGTCCTGGCGCGCGCCGAGCGGGGGCGGGCTGCTGTCAGTCCTTACCTCCTGACCGGAATCCTGCCCAACATGCCCGCCGCCCGCGTGGCCATCCGCTTCGGTTTCCGCGGCTACACCAGCTCGGTCGGTACGGCGTGCGCCTCCGGCGCGCAGGCGATCGCCGACGCCGTACGACTGATCCGCGCCGGCGAGGCGGACGTCGTACTGGCAGGGGCGAGCGAGGCACCGCTGTTCCCGACCTTCGCCGAGACCTTCGGCAACGCGCGAGCGCTGGCCCGCGGGTGGGACGACCCGACCCAGGCCAGTCGCCCGTTCGACCTGCGCAGGAACGGCTTCGTGCTGTCCGAAGGCGCCGGCCTGCTGGTGCTGGAGAGCGCCGAGCACGCGAGAGCCCGCGGTGCACGGGGATACGCGGATCTCGCCGGGTACGGCGTCAACGCCGACGCCCACCACCCGACGGCTCCGCGGCCGGACGGCGCCGGAGCGGCCGCCTGCATGCGCCAGGCGTTTGCCAACGGCAACGTCCAGCCCGAGCAGGTTGGCTACGTGAACGCCCACGGGACGAGCACCAAGCTGGGCGACGTCGCCGAGTCGACAGCGATCGGGCTGGCCTTCCCAGGCGTCCAGCCGGCGGTCAGCTCGACGAAGGCGCTGACCGGCCACATGCTCGGCACCTCCGGTGTCGTCGAAGCCGCCGCGAGCGCGCTCGCCGTGCAGCGGGGGCTGCTGCCCCCGACGTACAACCTCGACGACCCGGACCCGGCCTGCCCGCTGGACCACGTCCGGAAGGAACCGCGCGAGGCGCGGCCCCAGTACGCGCTGTCGAACTCGTTCGGGTTCGGCGGCCAGAACGTGAGCCTGCTGCTCGGACCGTCGAGCACGCCGCGTACCGAGAAGAACCAGTGA
- a CDS encoding beta-ketoacyl synthase chain length factor: MIPTLGIPDPVVVTVSHWPQPGDDAAAGPPALPGFVGSTFSPMVAVVAERCFEQTTPLERTGIVLVSRTGDLESTLHVREAVAGGKRIGPLYFFQSVPNSVAGYVASRFGLHGPVVCVSPSIDPHRAGLDEAALLLADGEADQVLVVLVEQASTGDTAVALLVSGGEQ, encoded by the coding sequence ATGATCCCTACGCTCGGAATCCCGGACCCCGTTGTGGTCACCGTCAGTCACTGGCCGCAGCCGGGCGACGACGCGGCGGCAGGCCCGCCCGCGCTGCCGGGCTTCGTCGGCTCGACCTTCAGCCCGATGGTTGCCGTCGTCGCGGAGCGTTGCTTCGAGCAAACGACTCCGCTGGAGCGGACCGGGATCGTTCTGGTCAGTCGCACCGGAGACCTCGAGAGCACCCTGCACGTGCGCGAGGCGGTTGCTGGAGGCAAGCGAATCGGCCCGCTGTACTTCTTTCAGTCCGTCCCGAACTCGGTCGCCGGGTACGTCGCGTCGCGGTTCGGTCTGCACGGTCCCGTGGTCTGCGTCAGCCCGTCGATCGACCCGCACCGCGCCGGTCTCGACGAGGCCGCGCTGCTGCTGGCCGACGGGGAAGCCGACCAGGTGCTCGTCGTCCTGGTCGAACAAGCAAGCACCGGCGACACCGCAGTCGCCCTGTTGGTGAGTGGGGGAGAACAGTGA